A genome region from Tolypothrix sp. PCC 7712 includes the following:
- a CDS encoding phytochelatin synthase family protein, whose protein sequence is MKFSAKLNLPKILNLISLGLCLSAGSVLAQTLALPNNLINFSSDEGKKLLLESQSREDFFPLSSQFVTQNNQAYCGVASIVMVLNSMGIPAPEAPQYKPFRVFTQDNFFSNEKTKAVIAPEAVSRQGMTLDQLGGLLGSYGLKVEVYHAADSSLENFRKMAAENLKQSGNFVIVNYLRKEIGQEKGGHISPLAAYNQQTDRFLIMDVSRYKYPPVWVKTADLWKAMNSDDRASGKTRGFVFVSKGS, encoded by the coding sequence ATGAAATTTTCAGCAAAGCTAAATTTACCAAAAATTCTCAATTTAATCTCACTTGGTTTGTGTTTAAGTGCAGGCAGCGTATTAGCCCAAACATTAGCTCTCCCTAATAATTTAATTAATTTTAGCTCTGATGAGGGTAAAAAATTATTGCTTGAAAGCCAATCACGAGAAGATTTTTTTCCTCTTAGCAGTCAGTTTGTCACCCAAAATAACCAAGCCTATTGTGGTGTTGCAAGTATTGTCATGGTGTTGAATAGTATGGGGATTCCAGCACCAGAAGCGCCACAATATAAACCTTTTCGCGTGTTTACTCAAGATAACTTCTTTAGTAATGAAAAGACTAAAGCTGTGATTGCGCCTGAAGCAGTCTCACGCCAAGGTATGACTTTAGATCAACTGGGAGGATTATTAGGAAGTTACGGTTTGAAAGTAGAAGTTTACCATGCGGCTGATAGCAGTTTAGAAAATTTTCGGAAGATGGCAGCCGAGAATTTAAAACAATCAGGAAATTTTGTGATAGTTAACTATTTACGCAAAGAAATTGGACAGGAAAAAGGCGGTCATATTTCTCCTTTAGCTGCATATAATCAACAAACAGATAGATTTTTAATTATGGATGTTTCTCGTTATAAATATCCGCCTGTTTGGGTAAAAACGGCAGATTTATGGAAAGCGATGAACAGCGACGATAGAGCCTCAGGTAAAACACGCGGTTTTGTATTTGTCAGTAAAGGTTCTTAA